Proteins encoded together in one Lathyrus oleraceus cultivar Zhongwan6 chromosome 5, CAAS_Psat_ZW6_1.0, whole genome shotgun sequence window:
- the LOC127085885 gene encoding uncharacterized protein LOC127085885, with translation MENDQVTSKEMKVEIPSKSEVMASSVGGSNVGQGGLMRQPSMTKTSCLCSPTTHPGSFRCRLHRTPSLQRTKSMEPGSVSDQDQH, from the coding sequence ATGGAAAATGATCAAGTTACAAGCAAGGAGATGAAAGTTGAGATTCCATCAAAGAGTGAAGTGATGGCAAGTAGTGTTGGAGGTTCTAATGTGGGACAAGGTGGACTTATGAGACAACCTAGTATGACCAAAACTAGTTGTCTATGTTCACCAACAACACATCCTGGTTCATTTCGTTGTAGGCTTCATCGTACTCCTAGTCTCCAAAGGACCAAGAGTATGGAACCAGGATCGGTGTCTGATCAGGATCAACATTAG